Proteins encoded together in one Thermococcus gammatolerans EJ3 window:
- a CDS encoding glycosyltransferase family 2 protein, with translation MEMYREHRIGVVVPAYNEEALIGDTLSGIPDYVDRIYVVNDGSKDRTPQIVGEFQKKDGRIVLINHEKNMGVGKSIIDGYKAALKDGMDIVAVMAGDNQMDPAYLPDLLDPIVEGRADYTKGNRLLGPDYVRNMPKFRYIGNMILTFLTKIASGYWHIMDPQNGYTAISKKALETIPLDKVYTWYGYPNDLLVKLNVYGFRVLDVPIPAKYGREKSKIKYTKYILKVSWLLLRDFFWRLKEKYLLYNFHPLVFFYIFGILFLLVGTGGVLFAFYQKFVLHRAVLFYYLTLSLLVFAIGLIMFLFAMLFDMEEERRNYQKR, from the coding sequence ATGGAAATGTACAGAGAACATAGAATAGGAGTAGTTGTCCCGGCGTACAATGAAGAGGCGCTCATAGGGGACACACTCTCGGGCATTCCGGACTATGTGGACCGGATATACGTTGTCAACGATGGCTCGAAGGACAGAACCCCTCAAATCGTTGGGGAATTCCAGAAAAAAGACGGCAGGATCGTCCTAATAAATCATGAGAAGAATATGGGCGTTGGCAAATCTATCATAGACGGCTACAAGGCCGCTCTTAAGGATGGGATGGACATCGTTGCGGTCATGGCCGGCGACAACCAGATGGATCCCGCCTATCTTCCAGACCTTCTGGATCCCATCGTTGAGGGGAGAGCCGACTACACCAAGGGAAATCGCCTCCTCGGTCCTGACTACGTGAGGAACATGCCCAAGTTCAGGTACATCGGCAACATGATACTGACTTTTCTGACCAAAATAGCCTCAGGTTACTGGCATATAATGGACCCACAAAACGGCTACACTGCAATCTCAAAAAAAGCACTGGAAACCATTCCACTGGATAAAGTGTATACGTGGTACGGTTATCCAAACGACTTGCTCGTAAAACTGAACGTTTACGGCTTCAGGGTTCTTGACGTGCCGATTCCGGCCAAGTACGGCAGGGAAAAGTCAAAGATAAAGTACACGAAGTACATCCTGAAGGTCTCCTGGCTCCTCCTGAGGGACTTCTTCTGGAGGCTGAAGGAGAAGTACCTACTCTACAACTTCCACCCACTGGTGTTCTTCTACATCTTCGGGATACTCTTCCTGCTAGTGGGCACCGGGGGAGTTCTGTTCGCATTCTACCAGAAGTTCGTCCTTCACAGGGCCGTGCTCTTCTACTACCTGACCCTATCCCTGCTGGTGTTCGCCATAGGGCTTATAATGTTCCTCTTCGCGATGCTGTTTGACATGGAGGAGGAGAGGAGGAATTATCAAAAAAGGTGA
- a CDS encoding DUF354 domain-containing protein, translating into MNVLVSVNHPAHVHLFKNFIWEMEKKGHEVHIVARDKEVTKHLLNAYNFEYGIISKKIENPLGVSIEAGIRILNLTLKTSKFHPEITLSITDGTIGAFSRVLGVPSIQFTDTEHADLILKTSVPFADVILTPMPFKRNLGKKQIRYNGYHELAYLHPNYFKPDPSVLDELGLSKGDTFIVLRVVSWTASHDVGQKGIRNRVNFVKELEKYGQVFISAEGKLERELEKYRVKIPPERMHDLLYYATLYVGEGGTTASEAATLGTHSIHISTTAKYCGVFYDINRYGLLWISEDERSSIELTKTLLGENDLWGRGKKKRKKLIKSKINLTPFMVWFIENYPNSLKEFKENPKIQYKFR; encoded by the coding sequence ATGAACGTATTAGTTAGTGTCAATCATCCAGCACATGTACATCTTTTCAAAAATTTCATATGGGAAATGGAGAAAAAAGGTCATGAGGTGCATATAGTAGCAAGGGATAAAGAAGTGACAAAGCATCTCTTAAACGCATATAATTTCGAGTATGGTATCATAAGCAAAAAAATCGAAAATCCCCTAGGGGTGAGTATTGAGGCAGGAATTAGGATTCTAAACTTAACACTAAAGACATCAAAGTTTCACCCAGAAATAACGCTCTCAATTACCGATGGAACAATTGGGGCATTTTCAAGAGTATTGGGAGTGCCATCCATACAATTTACGGATACAGAGCATGCAGATCTTATACTCAAAACTTCTGTTCCTTTTGCTGATGTAATTTTAACACCTATGCCCTTTAAAAGAAATCTTGGCAAAAAACAGATCCGCTACAATGGATACCACGAGTTAGCATACCTGCACCCAAATTACTTTAAGCCCGATCCCTCGGTGTTAGACGAGCTCGGCCTCAGTAAGGGGGACACTTTCATCGTTTTGAGAGTTGTATCGTGGACTGCAAGCCATGATGTTGGGCAAAAAGGCATTAGAAACAGAGTTAATTTTGTAAAAGAACTTGAAAAATACGGTCAGGTGTTTATATCTGCAGAGGGGAAATTAGAGAGGGAATTAGAGAAATATAGAGTGAAAATACCTCCTGAACGAATGCATGATCTTTTATATTATGCTACTCTGTACGTTGGTGAGGGAGGAACTACTGCAAGTGAAGCGGCAACTCTCGGAACACACTCTATTCATATATCTACTACCGCCAAATACTGTGGGGTTTTTTATGACATAAACAGATATGGACTTCTATGGATTTCTGAAGATGAGCGTAGTAGTATAGAATTAACAAAGACTCTCCTAGGTGAGAACGATTTATGGGGAAGAGGAAAGAAAAAAAGAAAGAAATTAATTAAAAGCAAAATTAATCTAACCCCCTTTATGGTCTGGTTTATAGAGAACTATCCAAATAGCTTAAA